The window TTGTTCACAGGCATTCAGCGTTCAGTTAACCTCTTCAGAACACGATTGAACGGCAATTAGGAATTAGTAATGAGCAATGAGGGGTCAACCGATACAGGCATTCCACTCGAAGTTTGCCCATTAGTCGATGCCTGCACCGGTTTTTCTGGCTCCTTGTCCAGTTCCTGCTTTCCAACTGTTTTCGTCAAAGCTCTAGCCTCCATATTCACTTGCAGCCGTAGTAGATCGGGACGGGCATAATGCCCTACACAATCCATCATTCGCTTGCGTTTAGTGATCAGGGAGAAGTCCAAGTCAGCAATGGCAATTCCCTCTCCTTCAGTGATCGGTGTACAGAGATGATTGCCCTCGGGACCGATGATTGCGGTGTTACAGCCACCACTCAGTACTCGCTGTAACTGAGGATCGGCAGTAATCTGTGCTACTTGTTCAGGCGAGAGCCAACCAGTGGCATTGACGACAAAACAGGCAGATTCCAAGGCATGATGTCGGATCGTGACTTCGATTTGATCAGTGAAAATCTGCCCGACTAAGGAACCAGGAAACTGAGCACAGTGAATCTGTTCGTGTTGAGCCATGAGGGCAAATCGAGCCAGTGGATTGTAATGCTCCCAACAGGCAAGGGCCCCAAGCTTGCCTACGGCTGTATCCAGCACCTTTAAGCCCGAACCGTCCCCCTGCCCCCAGACCATCCGCTCGTGGTAAGTGGGGGTAATTTTGCGTCGCTTGAGGAGCAGCGTGCCATCAGCGTCGAAGATCAGCTGGGTATTGTAGAGCGAACCGTTGTCCCGCTCGTTCACCCCCAGCACCACGACCATACTGTGAGAGCGGGCTGCACAACTGATTGCCTCTGTGACCGGTCCAGGCACTGTCACCGCTTCTTCGTAGAGCCGCATGTGCTCTTTGCCCATCAGCACCGCAGGCTGCACAAACGAAAAATAGGGATAGTAGGGAACAAAGGTCTCAGGAAAAACGACCAGTTGCGCGCCTTCTTTAGCCGCTTGGTCTATCGCCTGTAAAACTTTTTCGGTTGTGCCATCACAGCTAAACAGAACCGGGCTAATTTGTACGGCTGCCGCTCGAACTTTACGGGAGTAATCCACGGTTTGTCTCTAGAGAGTCCAGGTATCGAGAATGAGTGCACCATCTTTACGATGCAGGAGCACCAGATCCAACACATCGAGGGGACTAATCGGACGAATTCCCGGAATCAGAGACGGTTCGCCGTGGCCGTATAAGGCTTGTAAGGCGAAGCGACAGGCGTAGACTTTGCCGCCTTCAGAGATGAATTTGCTGATCTGATTATTAAAGTTCTGATGTCCAGGGAAGGCTTCATCCCCGATCTTAGGAAAGCCGCGCTGAACGCCCAAAGTGACACCAGGACCATAAAGTAGAATTGAGGTTTCGAATCCCTTACGTTGCAAGCGGGTCGCCTGCAATAGATTCACGAAACCAATCGAACCTTCAAAGGCAACCGTGTGGAAAGTTACGAGTGCTTTTTCGCCTGGGTCTGCTTTGACGTCAGGAAATACTTTTTCTTCGTAATCGACAAAGAAGTCACCAACTTGATGGGCGGGGGCGGTTACTTCAGGCATAGTTTTCTCCTAAGGCCATAAGGTTTGTAGTTCCTAGAGCTAACAGAGAATGGAAATGCTCAATAAAGTCACTTGGAAGAAGTGAGATCTACACAAACAACTCAATCTCCAGGCTCTAGGGGTGCTGTAGGCAATTAACAGCATTAACTGTTTGGTTTAACCTCCAGCCCTTGGGGTTGTGTGCAAGGTTAAGTTCCGCTTCAATGAGGTTTTGTATCTACCAATACGAAAGCTTTAGGTCTAGCACTAAGACCAGGCATAACAAGCGATACGGTTCAGATTGAACTAAACTTGTCCTCCATACCTGTCGATTTCGATAGGTTAACCATGGTTGGTTGGAACTCAGCTGTATTTTTTAGCCAATCCAGCCATTCACCATGACCTGATGCAGCGCCTGATAGCGAGTCCGTGCCTTTAGCTTAGTAAGAGTGTTATTCATATGAAACTTGACGGTGCTCTCGCTGATCATGAGCTGGCTAGCAATATCGCGGTCCCGCAGCCCCTGAGCCAGTAAAGCCATAATTTCCAATTCCCGGTCTGAGAGCAGTTGCTGCACAGTAGCGGCGTCGATTCCCCAACTCTTACCTTGACTGGCTGCTCCAATCGCCTGCCGTAGCTGCTCCGGACTGACTGATAAATCAATCTGGGCTTTAATTCCCTTCGGGACTGCCTGCTTTTTCTGATTAATCCATATGCCTCGTTTAGCAGCTTGGCATTGCACCAGATCATCAGTCAGTAAAGGCACCTCGTCGTCGGCTGTATCGCAAACTCTTAGCCCTGCTAAAAAAGCTAAGTGAGTGAATGCCAACTGCAAACCTGGAGAACTACAACGAATTTGCAAGCGCGCTCCCAGAGCAGAGTGAGGATAGGGAATCTTGAGTAAGATCTGAATTGCACGCTGGTTACTTTCGATTTGAGTGTGTAGGGTTCCCCCTAAACAAGCAGTCGTGAAGAACAAATCGCCTAAGACTGATCGCACCCACTCTTTAGGCTCCTCAGTGTTTAGGTCGGGGGCAGGAACAATGGCTTCCAGTGCAACAGATTCTGCCGTGTAAATTAACCGACAATAAGCACACTTGAGCTGATTTAAAATTTCTGCTGTTTGTAGAAAAACGTGAATCAGGGGTAGCGATAGAGGTTGCTCTGTGCCGACTAGTGTTAAGCGAGCCGAAGCTAAAATGCTGGCAATCTGATCAGATAGCGAAAGATAATTAAAAGATAAGCTCTGGGCTGAAGACTGCCAAGACTCCTTCTCTTTTTGATGTTGCAAAGCTGCATCTAAGGCAACTGTCACCATTGTGCACAGAGTTTGTAAAACCTCTAAAAACTCTGGTGCCATTGTGTGATAACTGAAGGTCGCTAAGACACCAACAACTCTGCCTTTAATGGCCAGAGGATAACCTGCAAAACCTCGAATATTGTTAGCAATTGCCCATTCTCGATTGCCCACCCAAGGCTCATCAGCTAAGTTATTGCTGAGGAAAGAAACACGGTTCTGAGCGATTTTGCCAACTTTGTAGGCTCCCATTGGGATCTTGGCAAAGAACCCATTGACATGGGTATACATGCCAGAGGAGGCGACCAGCCTCAGAGTCTTTTGATCTGGTTCCAAAAGCCAGATTCGGGCAAAGGCGCAATTGAATTTTTCAACCAGCCCACGCGTCACCCAGGCTGCAATTTCCTCTGGGTCAAGACAGCCCGAGAAACCCTGAGCGATCTCATTGCCTTGTTGTAAATCGAATAGGAGCCGTGTCGAATCGAGTAATTCAGCGATGGGGTCAGGCATTGAACGTCTATCGAAGACTCCAATCTCATTGATGCCTAAATCCCTCCTTGACTCTGTATCTCAACTCACTTCTGCTGGTATTCGAGCCCTACAGCCCTGGCTTAGGACGGTTTCTGCGCAGCCAATAAGCTTAGGTCCTGCTGCATTGCAAGCATGACTTTATCGGAGAGCGGTTGTCCGGCTTTAAATTCATGGGCAACTTCCGCAATCCGCTTGAGGTACTGCTCCGATTTCCCTAAGCTCCTAGCTGCCTGATACCAAGCGCGTAAACTCTCAACTGAAGTGGCAGGTGCCTGAGCCGTTTTAGGGCTGTTCTGATTCAAACTCAATCGCTCTTTAGGACTCTCTAAAGCTTCTAACGGCTTCTTCCGGCTCCGCTTAGTAGTAGTGCGGGCTTTGGCTGGCTGGTTCTCTTTGACTGCTGGTCTTTTTGTGACTGGTCTTTTGGCTGGCTGGCTTTGCCCCGGTTGAAACTTCGGCTCAGCTGCCGAGTTCGTCTTGGTATGAGGTGTTTCCCAAGTCTTGCGCAGATCTGACCAGAACATCACTACATCAGCACAACCATTTTCACACTTCAGGAAATACTTCTTAGCGACCTTTTTAGAGGGCAGCTTGGACATAGATTGTTTGCATTGGGGGCACTTGGTTCGAGAGCGCTCTCGTTCTCGTGAGCCAGTGCGTGGCGGCGCAGTTGGAAATTGAGCCAGGATTACCTTTTTAGCCTTTTCCAAAGCAGGAATGAGATAGGCCTGATTCCAACTGACTAGGTATGCCTCCCAAAGTTGTTTGCCTTCTGCAATCTGGTCCAGGCTTACTTCCATTTGCGCGGTGAATTCGCTTTCTACCAAGTCCGGAAGCCCTGTGGTTAGAACTTGATCGGTTTCTAAACCTAAGGCAGTTGGGTGCAAAACCTTGCCCCGAGTCTCAACATACTCACGCTGTTTGAGAATGCCAACAATGGCTGCAAATGTGGAAGGACGGCCAATGCCTTTTCGCTCCATCAGCTGTACTAATTTTGGTTCGCTATAGCGAGGTGGTGGCTGAGTTTGTTTCTCTTCGTGAGCAGCTTTTTTAAGTTGCAATTGCTGATTTTGGGTGAGTTCTGGTAAGGCGACGGCAGTGTCCAAGTTGTCCCAATAGCGGCTGTAACCAGCAAATTCAACGACCATGCCCTTTGCCTGCCAAAGCAGAGGACCAGACTGAATCAAGGCACGGGTTTTGAGCAGACGAGCTGCTGCACACTGTGAAGCCAAAGCCCGTCGCCAGATCAGGTCATATAGACGGTGCTCATCCTGGCTTAGACAGCCAGCTAAAGCTTCGGGCGTGAGGCTAATTTCGGTAGGCCGAATCGCTTCATGGGCCGCTTGGGACTCAGCTCGATTACGATGCCGCGTTTGTTTGGCAGGCAGGTTCTGAGGATCATGCTGCTGTAGATAGGCTCGTACTGCCTCAACAAACTCAGGCGCAAGCGCAACACTATCTGTGCGCATGTAAGTAATCACGCCCTGTCGCTTGCCGCCGGGTAGATCCACACCCTCATAGAGCTTCTGAGCGACTTGCATCGTCTTCTCCGGCGAGAAGCTGAGTAGGGCACCTGCGCTCTGTTGCAGTGAACTGGTAATGAAGGGCGGGGGCGGCGGCTTGTGGGTCTCTTGCCCTTCAACACTCACCACCTGATGGACATGCTGCCGCGCCAGCTTGACCAAGCGCTCGGCCTCCTCTAGGCTGGTCACCCGCCTGGATTCGGGTGCTTTTACCCGCTCTTGGGCATCAGTGGCATCGTCTAGGTTGGCTTCTGGATTGGCTTCTGGGTCTACTGCGGTTTCAGGGGCATGAGTCTCAGGGGCATGAACTGTCCCTTGTACCGAACCGTGGTAGTAAGCCCGGAACCCCTGCTGATACTCGCACCAGACAGACCAGTAGGTTTGGGGAACGAAGGCTTGAATTTCACGTTCGCGCAAGCAGACTAGATGGAGCGCTGCGCTCTGCACTCGCCCGGCTGATTTACCTCCCGTCGATTGCCACAGCAAGGGCGAGACTCGATAGCCCACAAGCTTGTCGAGACACTGACGGCAACGCTGAGCGCTTACCAAGTGCTCGTCAATCGGTCGGGGCGAACGTAGCGCTGCACGTACGGCCTGCTCTGTGATTTGCGTGTAGGTAATGCGTCTGGGATTGCGCAGCTTCAACTCCCGAGCCAAGTGCCAGGCGATAGCTTCCCCTTCGCGGTCGGAATCAGTGGCTAGATAGACCTCTGATGCCTGCTTGGCTGCGGCGCGCAGTTTGCTGATCACCTCTTTGCCCCGGTCACCCCGAGGGACGTAGCGGCACTCCACCCGGTCAAAGTGGAGGTCGAAGCCCAAGGAATCCACACCATCGTTGGCTAGAGCCATGATGTGACCGACACTGGCCTGCACGTCCCAGCCAGCGCCTAGTAATTTGCGCAACGTGCTGAGTTTTCCTGGACTTTCACAAATCAGAAGCTTAGGCATGGTCCTCGCATTGGGAGCCGCCAGTGGCGATTTGATCAGCTGTGGCTTGACAAGCTTGAGCTTTGTTAAACCTAGGCCCCCTATTCATGCTGCCTCAAGGCTAAGGCAATTGCAGGGACTCGGCACTGAAGCTAACGCTTCCTATCTAGCAGGTTCTACCTAGAACCTATGGATCTAACGAAGAATTCAATGAAGGTAGATTAAGAAATTAAAACAAATACTCAGCTCTGAAATCGAGGTCACAGTCAGGTTTATCAAACAGTTTTTCAAAATCTCTTTGAAATTTCTACAGGAGATATTCGTCTTTCCTCAAAAGCTTAATCCTCCGTAAAAGCCGCAACAGAACTTCATTAGCTTTGTGCCTTAATCCCGGTTTTAACTGTTTGGATTGACTACGTTTTATCGCCTTCAATTTCAAACTTTTTTATCATAGAAATGTGCCCGTAACCACACAAAAATAGTGTAGAGAATAACCCCCTTTAGATAGAGGGAGGAGAGTGTTAGGGGAGGTCTAATGTCCTCAAGAGATCACTCTCTTGAAACAAGGAACTTCTACCCCCGGTCAAGAACTACGCCGGGGGTTTTGTTGTGCGTTGATTTTAGTTTCAGGCCATAAAAAACAGCAGGGACGAGGTGACCTCGTCCCTGCTGTAAGTTGTGAGCAAAAATCAAACAGACTGGAGTGAGAAGGAGAGCGCTATTTCAGAACCGGTTGGCTCAGAGTGATAGCGCGCTCTACGGCTATTTCAGCGGACTTAGCCAAACTTACCGGCAGTTGAAGCAATTACAAAGGCCGCGTAAGTCAAGACGTAGCCGACTGTGAAGTGAGCTAAACCAGTCAACCAACCTTGAACGATGGACAGAGCAACGGGCTTATCTTTCCAACGAACTAGGTTCGCTAGAGGCGTGCGCTCGTGAGCCCAAACTAGGGTCTCGATCAGCTCTTGCCAGTAGCCTCTCCAGGCAATTAGGAACATGAAGCCAGTCGCCCAAACTAAGTGTCCGAAGAGGAACATCCAGTTCCAGACTGACAGGTTGTTCATGCCGTAGGGGTTGTAGCCGTTGATCAGCTGTGAGCTATTTAGCCACAGGTAATCGCGCAGCCAGCCCATGATTGTCACTGAAGACTCGTTGAACTGAGCCACATTACCTTGCCACACCGTCAGGTGCTTCCAGTGCCAGTAGAAAGTGACCCAGCCAATCGTGTTTAGCATCCAGAAGAACGCTAGATAGAAAGACTGTTCCCAGGCAGAAGTTTGGCAGGTGCCGCCACGGCCAGGACCGTCGCAGGGGAAGGTGAAGCCGAAGTCCTTTTTGTCGGGCATCAAC of the Leptolyngbya sp. FACHB-261 genome contains:
- a CDS encoding Nit6803 family nitrilase, which encodes MDYSRKVRAAAVQISPVLFSCDGTTEKVLQAIDQAAKEGAQLVVFPETFVPYYPYFSFVQPAVLMGKEHMRLYEEAVTVPGPVTEAISCAARSHSMVVVLGVNERDNGSLYNTQLIFDADGTLLLKRRKITPTYHERMVWGQGDGSGLKVLDTAVGKLGALACWEHYNPLARFALMAQHEQIHCAQFPGSLVGQIFTDQIEVTIRHHALESACFVVNATGWLSPEQVAQITADPQLQRVLSGGCNTAIIGPEGNHLCTPITEGEGIAIADLDFSLITKRKRMMDCVGHYARPDLLRLQVNMEARALTKTVGKQELDKEPEKPVQASTNGQTSSGMPVSVDPSLLITNS
- a CDS encoding MSMEG_0572/Sll0783 family nitrogen starvation response protein; translation: MPEVTAPAHQVGDFFVDYEEKVFPDVKADPGEKALVTFHTVAFEGSIGFVNLLQATRLQRKGFETSILLYGPGVTLGVQRGFPKIGDEAFPGHQNFNNQISKFISEGGKVYACRFALQALYGHGEPSLIPGIRPISPLDVLDLVLLHRKDGALILDTWTL
- a CDS encoding LuxR C-terminal-related transcriptional regulator, with amino-acid sequence MPDPIAELLDSTRLLFDLQQGNEIAQGFSGCLDPEEIAAWVTRGLVEKFNCAFARIWLLEPDQKTLRLVASSGMYTHVNGFFAKIPMGAYKVGKIAQNRVSFLSNNLADEPWVGNREWAIANNIRGFAGYPLAIKGRVVGVLATFSYHTMAPEFLEVLQTLCTMVTVALDAALQHQKEKESWQSSAQSLSFNYLSLSDQIASILASARLTLVGTEQPLSLPLIHVFLQTAEILNQLKCAYCRLIYTAESVALEAIVPAPDLNTEEPKEWVRSVLGDLFFTTACLGGTLHTQIESNQRAIQILLKIPYPHSALGARLQIRCSSPGLQLAFTHLAFLAGLRVCDTADDEVPLLTDDLVQCQAAKRGIWINQKKQAVPKGIKAQIDLSVSPEQLRQAIGAASQGKSWGIDAATVQQLLSDRELEIMALLAQGLRDRDIASQLMISESTVKFHMNNTLTKLKARTRYQALHQVMVNGWIG
- the topA gene encoding type I DNA topoisomerase → MPKLLICESPGKLSTLRKLLGAGWDVQASVGHIMALANDGVDSLGFDLHFDRVECRYVPRGDRGKEVISKLRAAAKQASEVYLATDSDREGEAIAWHLARELKLRNPRRITYTQITEQAVRAALRSPRPIDEHLVSAQRCRQCLDKLVGYRVSPLLWQSTGGKSAGRVQSAALHLVCLREREIQAFVPQTYWSVWCEYQQGFRAYYHGSVQGTVHAPETHAPETAVDPEANPEANLDDATDAQERVKAPESRRVTSLEEAERLVKLARQHVHQVVSVEGQETHKPPPPPFITSSLQQSAGALLSFSPEKTMQVAQKLYEGVDLPGGKRQGVITYMRTDSVALAPEFVEAVRAYLQQHDPQNLPAKQTRHRNRAESQAAHEAIRPTEISLTPEALAGCLSQDEHRLYDLIWRRALASQCAAARLLKTRALIQSGPLLWQAKGMVVEFAGYSRYWDNLDTAVALPELTQNQQLQLKKAAHEEKQTQPPPRYSEPKLVQLMERKGIGRPSTFAAIVGILKQREYVETRGKVLHPTALGLETDQVLTTGLPDLVESEFTAQMEVSLDQIAEGKQLWEAYLVSWNQAYLIPALEKAKKVILAQFPTAPPRTGSRERERSRTKCPQCKQSMSKLPSKKVAKKYFLKCENGCADVVMFWSDLRKTWETPHTKTNSAAEPKFQPGQSQPAKRPVTKRPAVKENQPAKARTTTKRSRKKPLEALESPKERLSLNQNSPKTAQAPATSVESLRAWYQAARSLGKSEQYLKRIAEVAHEFKAGQPLSDKVMLAMQQDLSLLAAQKPS